gatggcgTTGAGGATGGCTTCCAGGCGCAGGGCAtaggtctgcagcagcaggtaaTAGGTGGCCATCACGGCTGCCGGCACCGTCAGCGCCAGGCTGATGCAGAGGGGAACCTtccgctggcacaggttgcccttGGAGCCTGGTGTGgggatggggcggggggggggggggttgtgggtcCCATTGGTTCCTGGAGCTCGGTGTCCCCGGGACTCAGAAccagggaatggtttgggatgaagggagcttaaagctcctccaggtcCAACCCcagcaccttccactggagcagcttgctccaagcccctgtgtccaacctggccttgagcactgccagggatggggcagccacagcttctctgggcaccctgtgccagcgcctcagcaccctcccagggaagagcttctgcctaagagctcatctcagtctcccctcgggcaggttcaggCCGctccccttgtcccatccctgcatcccttggcCGAAGCCCCTCGCAGCACTCACCGAAGAAGATGCGCGTCGCCTCAGTGCCGAGGTACAGGAAGAGCAGCACCAAGTCCAGCGCCAGGTTGGTGAAGGGAtagggcaggagcagcactgcGGGCACAGCCACGGCTGCATCAGAGCCCCCCCAACCCCGCAGGGGCCGGGACCGGTACCCGGCCTGCGCGCAAGGGGTACGGGCGGCGCTCACCCTTGTACACGAAGATGAAGGCCTCCAGCAGGAAGTAGGTAGCGCTGTACCAGCCGTTGAGGAAGAGCAGGACCTGCAGCGGGGCCGAGGAGCGCTGGCGGCCTGCGGGCACAACGCGGCTGTGGGCGAGGAGCGGGGGCAGCGGCCGGCCCCGGGCGCACTGGGCCCCGCTCCCTGCCGGCCCCGCGCTGCCCCGCCGCGGCCCCTCACTCACTCCTGGGCGCCATCTTCCATCTCCATGGAAACCGCCGCCGCCCTCGCCCGCTCCCTCCGTCCTCTCTATGGTCCCGGAGGACTGAGCCGGGAGGCCGCGGGTTCGAGTCCCGCAGCCGGCACTGGGGCACGgcgaggtgggggggggggggaaagccgggtgtcccccccccaccgcGCCCCGgttctctctgctgcagggtGGGCACTGCCCCGTTAGCGGGCTGGAAACGCAGCGAGGAGCTGGGGGAAGGTGTGGGGAAGGATGTTGGGGTGCAGAGAGTGAatgggagagagggaagagccCGGGGGGGGGGATCAGCGTTGGAAAACACagctcttttatttctttactgattACAAAACCACTTGAGTCCCAACAAAGGGATGCGGCTCCATCCTGATGCACACTGGGATGCGGGTGAGCTTCCCATCGGCTCCTGGCATCCACCTGAGGTGCTGGTATCAGTGAGGAAGAAGAGGCTGAGGTGGAGCTGTCCCCGCTGGAGGCCAGGAGgtgatggagagctggaggggaaCCATCAGCCACGGAACTGCTCGAACTCCTTGCGCAGCCACAGGGAGTCCTGGTAGAAGAGGGGGTCCCCCAGGTGCACCGCGGTCCTCTTGTAGAAGTAGCAGTAGAGCACGGCCGCTGCGGGAGTGGGGAAGAGCGGTGTGAAGGTGGGCACCCACCTTCGTCCCCAGGGGCACCCCAAAAGCAGCAGGACCCCAGCAGGGCTCCTGTGACCCCCCCAGCCCTTACCCAGGCGCTGGAACACAAAGAGGGTCTGCAGGCCTTCGGTCCACACGAAGCGGCTGGAGTCGCGCCAGCGCAGGTTCTGAGCACACACAGGAGTCAGAGGCATGGGATGggctgggatgaagggagcttcaagctcctccagctccaacccctgccacgggcagggaccccttccactggagcgccttgctccaagcccctgtgtccaacctggccttgagcactgccagggatggggcagccacagcttctctgggcaccctgtgccagcacctcagcaccctcccagggaagagcttctgcctaagagctcatctcagtctcccctcaggcaggttcaagccattccccttggcctgtccctacaggcccttgtcccaagcccctctccaggtttcctgcagcccctttaggcactggagctgctctaaggtctccccttcaggagccttctctctctctcagcctggctccagagcagagctgctccaggcctcgcagcagctccatcagtTTGGGGACACCCCCACCCCAAAGGTTAAGCAGCTCAGGGGATTTAGCCGGCAAGCCAGGACCTATTCCTGCTTCAGATCCCTGCAAATCCCGTGTCAATCCCCTGCCTGGGGGATGTGGGCAGCACTAAcatggctgctccagcccccagGGGCAATGGGGTGAGGAGAGACCCTCACCCTTAGGATGGAGGGGGATGAGACCCCATGGAGGAGGATGCccaggggctgggcagggcGTGGGGCTGCTTCTTCAGGGGATGGGGATAAGAGGGAGTTTATGTGGGGATGAAAAGGGGAAGACGCTGCCTCAACAGAGCCAGGACCCCCTGAGAGCCCTCAGCGCTGCCCAGCGCCAGCAGGGACATGGCTGTGCCCAGGCTCTGAGTACTGGTGTTTGCTGGGGATTAATCCCAGGTAAAGCAGGAGCTGCCGTGCCAGCCCTCAGCAGGGATTATCCTGTGCCAGCACGGAGCTGGAGGTGCTTTCCCTGGGGGAAAGAGGATTTTCCAGCCTTCAGGAAAGcggctgggatggggcagctccCTCCTTCCAGCCTGATGCCAACGGGGGGACACCAAACCGGCCCTGCTGCATAGATGCTGGTCTTCCTCTCGTGGAAGAGGGGCTGAAGGGAGCAGAGGTTTGTGCTGGGCACCCTCAGGAGGAACCAGTGGCCTCAACCTACCATAACCCACACGTGGAAGGAGATGCTGAGCCCCAGGTAGGCTGCAGACAGCAGTATGGTCCCCTTGAACTTGTGGAAGAGGAGATTGACCAGCCCAGCCTGGAAGACGAAGGTGTTGAAGAACAtgaggaagatgatgatgacGTTGAAGAGAATAGCAATGTCCtggatgctgcaggaggagagaaaCGTGGTGAGCTCCCAACCTTCCTGTCCCACCATGGTGGTCACAGCCCCCTCCGGGCACTCACATGAAGAGGACGAGCTggacagcaggagctgtgcGGAGCAGCTCCGAGAAGGAGTTGACAAAGAGGTCGTAGAAGAGGAGCAGGAACTGCAGGAACAGCACCAGGCTGTAGTTGCTGGTCTGGAGCATCTTCCTTCCCTTGGCGTTGGAGCTCTCAGCTCCAGCGTCCCCAGAGGCAAAGCCAGCTCATGGCGTGGAGCTGAGGGGCTCAGTGTTGCTCCTTTCCATTGCCAGGACCTGGAGGGGGAGCAGAGGTTTGGTTTGGCAGCATGGGATGAAGCCCTGAGCTGTGTCCCGCTCCCTTCTCTTCATGCAGCAGGTTCAGATTCACTCCTACaaccagccaggctgggaaaggcctttaagatcagcaatcccagccctgccaaggccaccaccgacccatggcactgagggttTGGGAGCACCGGcagggctggtgcctgcagccctgccctgggcagcctgttccaatgcctgagcaccctctggggcaggaattgttcctcagctccatctaaacctgccctggggcagcttgaggccggttcctcttgtcccatcccttgttccttgggagcagagcccagcccctcctggctccatcctcctgtcaggcacttgtagggagccatcaggtcccccctgagccttctctgctccatctgaaccccccaggtccctcagccgttccccagcacccttgggctccaggccctgccccagctccattccctgctctggccccgctccagcccctcaagatctctcttgcagtgaggggcccggAGCCGAGCACAGGATCCCAGGTGCGGCCCCCCCAGTCCCATTCCCCCCCCGCTCCAGCCCCAACCTCTGCAGGGCCAGGGCCCATGGGTGCGTCGCAGGGAGCAGACCCAGGCA
The Lathamus discolor isolate bLatDis1 chromosome 6, bLatDis1.hap1, whole genome shotgun sequence DNA segment above includes these coding regions:
- the TMEM216 gene encoding transmembrane protein 216 yields the protein MAPRSRQRSSAPLQVLLFLNGWYSATYFLLEAFIFVYKVLLLPYPFTNLALDLVLLFLYLGTEATRIFFGSKGNLCQRKVPLCISLALTVPAAVMATYYLLLQTYALRLEAILNAILLLFYALELLLAVLALVSFSSADSY
- the TMEM138 gene encoding transmembrane protein 138, which produces MLQTSNYSLVLFLQFLLLFYDLFVNSFSELLRTAPAVQLVLFIIQDIAILFNVIIIFLMFFNTFVFQAGLVNLLFHKFKGTILLSAAYLGLSISFHVWVMNLRWRDSSRFVWTEGLQTLFVFQRLAAVLYCYFYKRTAVHLGDPLFYQDSLWLRKEFEQFRG